A DNA window from Theobroma cacao cultivar B97-61/B2 chromosome 5, Criollo_cocoa_genome_V2, whole genome shotgun sequence contains the following coding sequences:
- the LOC18597438 gene encoding solute carrier family 40 member 2 isoform X2 has translation MCSNGLTGIFKPEGHKSCSIHLPGDIDQHLWSCWCAFNSSRYHPDRKRMNRVVVISEGHPPALLTEMNSVIRRIDLTCKLVAPVITGFIISFVSLKASAMTLALWTTITVWVEYWLFMSVYSGIPALGESSLRRISEVSPSDVVEESTSASQDVVEESTSASREIPDSLSNDGENSAAARKNSWSKFIEWVSKVPYIDAWRVYLQQDVVLPGVALALLYFTVLSFGTLMTATLQWEGIPAFVIGIARGISASIGIAATVVYPMLQSRILTLRTGLWSVWSQWICLLLCVASIWVKNSHLSAYMLMGGVATSRLGLWMFDLSVIQQMQDLVPESNRCIVGGVQSSLQSTLDFMGYVMGILISNPRDFWKLSMMSFCAVTLAAFLYTFHLYRIRKHLFHLEKLLSLVQ, from the exons ATGTGCAGTAATGGCCTTACTGGTATTTTCAAGCCTGAAGGTCACAAATCTTGTAGCATTCATCTCCCTGGTGATATTGACCAACATCTCTGGAGCTGTTGGTGTGCTTTCAACTCTAGCCGGTACCATCCTGATCGAAAGAGAATG aacAGGGTGGTGGTAATATCAGAAGGCCATCCTCCAGCTTTACTGACTGAGATGAATTCTGTTATCAGACGAATTGATTTAACCTGCAAGCTAGTTGCACCAGTTATAACTGGCTTCATTATCAGCTTTGTATCACTAAAAGCATCTGCTATGACCTTAGCACTGTGGACGACTATAACTGTTTGGGTGGAATATTGGCTTTTTATGTCTGTGTATAGCGGGATCCCAGCTTTAGGTGAAAGCAGCCTAAGGAGGATTTCAGAAGTTTCACCAAGTGATGTTGTGGAAGAAAGCACTTCGGCTTCTCAGGATGTTGTGGAAGAAAGCACATCGGCTTCTCGGGAAATACCTGATTCACTTTCCAATGACGGAGAGAATTCAGCAGCCGCAAGAAAGAACTCTTGGAGTAAATTTATCGAGTGGGTCTCTAAGGTTCCTTACATTGATGCATGGAGAGTATATCTGCAGCAAGATGTTGTTCTACCTGGAGTTGCTTTAGCTTTGTTGTATTTCACTGTCCTAAG CTTTGGGACTTTGATGACGGCAACCTTGCAATGGGAAGGCATACCTGCATTTGTAATTGGAATAGCACGTGGCATTAGTGCTTCAATTGGAATCGCTGCAACAGTTGTGTATCCCATGCTACAATCTCGTATTTTAACACTCAGAACAGGACTCTGGTCTGTCTGGTCTCAG TGGATTTGCCTGCTGCTATGTGTGGCTTCAATCTGGGTCAAAAACAGCCATTTATCAGCATACATGCTGATGGGTGGAGTTGCAACATCTCGTCTTGGTTTGTGGATGTTCGACTTATCCGTCATCCAACAAATGCAG GATCTTGTTCCTGAATCTAATCGTTGCATTGTGGGGGGTGTTCAGAGCTCACTTCAGTCTACCTTGGATTTTATGGGTTATGTCATGGGAATACTAATCTCAAATCCACGG GATTTCTGGAAGTTGAGTATGATGTCCTTCTGTGCGGTGACATTGGCTGCATTTCTCTACACTTTCCATCTATACCGAATTCGGAAACACCTTTTCCACTTGGAGAAGCTGTTATCACTTGTTCAGTGA